The stretch of DNA GACCGTAGCCGTTCTGAAAACACACCACTCCTGTATGTTCATCCTGCATGTTCGCTATAAGCTGAAGCAGTTCCTCTGTCAAATCACGTTGTTTGACCGTTAGAAAGATCCAGTCTGGTGGCTGCACTTCAGAAATAGCGTTCTCTTCCAAGGGTGAGGCACTGAACAAAGAGCCCGGCAGATGTACTCTCTGGTCTGCATGTCCCCCTCTCCCCCAACTGATGCCTTCCCGCAGAAGCAATTCTGCCTGCCATGCTGTCCTTGTCCAAAAATGTACTTCTTCCCCGGCTGCCGCCAAGCCCGCGCCAAACAGCAGTCCTAAAGCGCCCGTTCCCACAATACCAAACCGCATATTTATATCCCCCTGCTATCTTATCTCTTTATCCTTTATAACAAACTTTCAGACAATTCAAAAGGACTGCCTTCAGGCAGCCCTTTATTCTCTCTTGCTAGCGAAACGGATCTCGACTCTATTCGATTCGTTCCAAATTGCCATTGGCGTCCATCTTGAACCGCGACTTCTGCTCCTCATCTTCCTCGTTCAAAAAAGCGAGCCGGCGCGCCCGGTCCATAATCTGAATCAGGGCCTTATAATCATCATTAACTACCCGGTAATCGGTCTGGACCTCATTGACCTGGGCCGACAGCCGCTCATTCTCCTCCCGCAGCTGCATCAGCTCCTGATCCTTGTCTAGCAATTCCTTCTCCAGCAGTTTGAGCTGCCGATTGTTCTCTTGAACTGTATTCTTCCAGCTGCGTAAAAAGCGAATTACCGCGTCAATAGAAATCGTCTCTTCAGTAACCGTATCCGCTTTGTACAGGTCCATCTCCATGTCTGCCGAATTCAGCGAAGCCATAACAGCTCCTCCCGAAAGGGTGGGCTGCTTCTTCAAATAATTCCTCTTCTGCCTTTGAGCCTTGGCAATCTGTATCGCAGATTCATATCTTTTGCGAACACAGCTGTTCCAGCGAAATCCGCAGGCCGCGGCTGTCCTTCCAATACGCTCACCAACCTCCTCAAACGCCGTCAGCTGTGTGCTGCCTTCCCGGATATGACGAAGAGTGACTTCAGCCAAAATCAAGTCATCCTCCGCACTCCATGCATCCTGCCTAACTGCTGTCATGCGATCAAAACCCTCCTAACGACATCCTAATTAACCTCTTCATAAACCGGCAAACCTCCGGTAGGTGAATGGGGGAAATTAATGCTTACTACATTTCTATGCCTCGCATTAAGTTCATAGAATCTATTTGCTACTTGTATTTCCAAAATTGCATAGTCACATACCTGTGAATGCCGAACAAAACTTGTTCATTTCCCATATCACTAAGGAAGCACATACTAACGGAAAGCCTTGCCCAACAATAAAGCTCAAAACGCTATACAGCTTCTTCCGAATCGCTTACACTTATACCATATGCCCAAATTTAAAAATACGATTATAGGTTTTCCTTGGAGCTTCTACGCGATTTTAATGGTTATTTCGTTTAATGTATTCATATATTCTATATGAGCGAAGGATTTTAGATGTAAAAGGAGGAATTTGCTTGGCCCGCCGCAACTTAAAATGGTATGCAAGCTTGGCGCTGCTGGCCGCCGCCCTTTTCTCCCCTGGCGCATTGCTCGCCGAGCCTAACCCAGATTCTACGCAGCAGATTCTGGAGAAGAGCTTGTCGATTGTAGAAATTGACAGAGAGATCAAACATATTGAAGAGCAGCAGCAAGCTACAAAACAGTCTATAGAAGACCTTTCAAAGCAGTTGGATGTGAAGGAAAAGAATATTAGTACCAGCCGAGATCGTGCAGGTGATCGCATACGGGCATATTATATGGGAGAAAGGGAGGACCTGCTGGGAGCACTATTGTCAGCACACAATCTCACTGACTTTTTTTCAATAGCGGATTACATAGGGATGATCTTCGGAAGAGATCAAGAGATTATTTCGGACTATCAGAATGAATATGCTGTGCTCAAGCGGGACCAAGATAAGCTTCAACGACTGAACGATGAGCTTAACGAGATCAAGAGCAATCTGCTGGAGCAGAGGGCAAGGGTACTTGCCTTGCAACGAAGCGTTGACGGTTCCATTCAGGGAAGCAGCGATCCGGACAAGCTAAAGGCTCTAATCTCGGAAATGACAGCCTACTGGGAAAATGTCGGATTATATGAAGTTCGCCGGCATTTTAAGGCACTCGCCTCTGCCATGGAGGATTTTCCAGAGTTCCTTCAGGAACACAACCAGAGCATGGTCGTTAAGGGCGGAAGCTACACTCTGACGATTCAACAGGAATCGCTGAATGAATTCCTTCGTTCTAAGGACGAGCTGTTTCAGCATTTTTCCTTTACTTTTGACAAGGACAAAATTATTGCCGAAGGTGAGCGGGACTCCTTAAAGCTTCGTGTAGAAGGCCACTATTCTGTAGAAGATGAGCCTAAGAACTCTATTCAATTTCATGTAGATCATCTGATTTTCAATGGACTGGAGCTGCCTGACACCACATGCCGGGAGCTGGAAAATGACTTCGATCTTGGCTTCTATCCGCAGCAAATCATCCCTCTGATTAAAGCTACTGCAGTGGAATTAAGAGAAGGAGAAATGATTGTACAATTAAAGCTCGCCCTTTAAGGGCGAGCTTGTGTTATTTTGGCATATGCATCGCTAAAAGCCTTAAGTGGCAGCTGTCCATTCATAAAAGCTGAAGCGGATACCGAAAAATTCTCAAGTTCAGTATTTTGCGCAGAATTAGATGGAATGAAGAATGCAGGCTCCTGCTGAGATTTGGCAGAGATCCATTCCTTAAGCCCTGGATGAAAGGATGAAGAATAAGCTGATTTTAACGCGGGGAGTTCGCCAGAAATATCGAACCAGTCAGCCTGCATTTCCGCGGAGGTCATTGCTGCGATCCATTCGTTAGCCGTCTCTCCCTCCGAAGAGCTTGCTGCTACGGCAAAGCTTTTGCCTGCTGCATACATTCTGTGCTCAGGATTCAGTAAACCTGGATATTCGATTTTCAAGCTTGTGGAAAACGGCCGGTTGTGCAGTTCTGAAGCACGATAGATTCCCAAGACTGCCTGTCCTGTAGACAGCTGAGTCCAAAAGTTATCTCTAGCTAGAGTATCCGGTGTACTATAAAATACCGAACGGGCTTTATCCATGACGCGTAGGGCTTGATTTTCCCCTTCGGTCAAACCTTCTGATCCATCCCGCTCCTTCTGAGGATGTCCTCCGATTCGCCATATCAAGGAGAGTACGGCCATAGGATCCGTAGTATCCAAGCCCAGAATGCCACCTTTGGCCGTGCTGTTGGCCTTCATTGCGCTTAGCAGCCGTTCCCATCCGGCCAAATTCGTCGGAAGTGAGTTAACCCCAAACTCCCTTAGGCGGTCCGGTTGATAAACAACGACATAAGGATCCATATCCTTCGGAATTGCCCAGACATACCCGTTCCATTCATTTAGAGCAAGCAAACCTTCTACAGTCTCACCGGATGATGTCCCTGAGAAATAAGCTTCTGAAGGAAGCAGGTATCCCCTTTCGGCAAATTCCTGCACCCATTTATTATCCAGCAGCAGCACATCCGCAGATTCACCTAGAGCAAGAGCATGCCTAAACGTCTCATAAGCCTCCGAAGAAGCAACATTAATAAGGTGAATTTGTACATGCCTGCTCTCCATAAACTCTCGGGTTCGCTCCTGAAGCCGTTCAAAGAGCTCCGGGTTTAAGGAGACAGCAGCCGTTATATTTCCTACTTCCCGTTCCTCCTGACGATGAGGCAAAGAGACGGGCTCCGACAAGCGATTGTTCTCGCTGCTTAGCAGGTTGCGGTTATCGCCGGGAGACAGTCCGATTAAAGCGAGTAGCAAAAGTGCAAAGAGTACCCAATGTTTTTTTCGCTTCACAGCTGTACGTCCTCTCATGGATCATCCATTTCTGCATTATATTGTATCAAATAATCTCATCTCTTGTCCTCTGCTTTCTTTCCTCCCTAATATCTACCCCTTCCTCATCATCAATTCCCGGGAAATAAATATCGCAGCCTGTTCACAAAAAAGAGCACGACACTAGTTCCGCAGTGTCCTGCTCTAAACTTCCATCTTCTATAAAAGATCTGCAGCAATCTGTGCTAGCTTAGAGCGCTCTCCTTTTTCCAAAGTAATATGGCCGCTTATTCCCTGGTTCTTAAACCGTTCAACAATATAGGTTAGCCCATTGCTAGCTGCATCTAGATAGGGGTGGTCGATCTGCTCCGGGTCCCCCATCAAAATGATCTTGCTCCCTTCTCCCACTCTGGATACAATGGTCTTCACTTCGTGCCTGGATAAATTCTGGGCCTCATCCACGATAATGAACTGAGCTGGGATGGATCTTCCGCGGATATAAGTCAGAGCCTCAACCTGGATACTCCCTAGTCCCATTAGAATCTTATCAATATCTCCCGACTTCTTCGTGTCAAATAGAAATTCAAGATTATCGTAAATCGGCTGCATCCAAGGACGCAGCTTCTCCTCCTTCTCCCCCGGCAAATAACCGATATCCTTTCCCATCGGCACCACCGGTCGAGCAATAAGCAGCTTCTTGTATTTATGCTCGTCTTCAACCTTTAAGAGTCCGGCAGCAAGCGCTAGCAGCGTTTTCCCTGTGCCTGCCTTCCCGGTAATGGTGACCAGTGGTATTTCGTCGTTCAAAAGCAGCTCCAACGCCATCCTCTGCTGAGCATTTCTGGCATTGATCCCCCACACAGGTTCATTGCTTAAATAGAGGGGCTCTAAGCGGGAGGCATCTTCCGTAACCTTTAGCAGTGCAGATTTGCCGCTGCCCATCTCATCCTTAAGAATCACAAACTCATGAGGATAGAGGGAACAGTTCAACCCCAGAGCATTTACTAGCAGGTAACGGTATGTGTAGAATTGATCGATGATTGATGGATGAACCTTAATAGAGCAATAACCACCATATATATCAGAGGGCCCGGCGGCGGTCCGGTCAGATAAATAATCCTGAGCTGTCATACCGAGCACATCTGCTTTAATGCGGACCAAGACATCCTTGCTGACCAAGACGACAGGACGAGGGGACTCCAGCTCCTGCTGTTCAAAATGATAGTTCAAGGCAACTGCCAAAATCCGATTATCATTTGTAATTTCGCCGAACATCTCCTGCACCCTAACAAAGCTGCGATGATTAAGCTCCACCTTTAAGCTTCCGCCATGATCCAGCAGGACCCCGTTATGAAGATGCCCCTTTTCTCTGAACCCATCCAGCAGGCGAGAGACCCCTCTCGCATTCCTTCCAATCTCATCGGCGTTTCTCTTCTTAGAATCAATCTCTTCCAGGACGATGGCCGGGATAACCACTTCATGCTCTTCAAAAGCAAAAATCGCATTAGGATCATGTAATAGTACATTCGTATCCAACACAAATATTTTTTTCACTCTTATCCCCTCCACCGCGATCAGTGCATCCTCTTCATTACATACATATTTAATGGGTGTGCCTGGCAGAATAGAAAAAAGATAATTACCGGATGTCCTGCATCTACAGCTGCCCAAAAGACAGGCCATAGAAAAAAAGAGCTCTAGCGCGTTATTGCGCAGAGCTCTTGTGCATGGCAGAGAGAACCTGAGCATCTAGCTCATCTGCCGCCCGCCGATCATAAATTTTGGTATAGGTAGGTGCCGAAGCAAGCTGTGCTCCGTAAAATAAAGCATTGCGTACAGCCTCTATCGTTAGCTCAAAACAGCACATCGGAAAAGGTACATTCTCCAGCGGGTCCTGCAGAACAGACACCCGTCCGTTAATCGCATAGATCGTATCTTCTCCAAAGACACTGATCGTAGCCAAAGGATTAATCTTAAGATTACGAACTAATCTTGAACGGTGATCCAGCGCAAAACGAAGCGTGGAATAATTAGCTGCATATATCCATGAAATCGCACTGGACGTCGGTCCCCCGCATTCTGCATCAACTGTATTCAGCAGGACAAATGTTTCGGATTGGAGCATCGTGTATAGCGATTCAGTCAACTGTGTAACGGATCCCGAAATGGTAATCTACCTCCATGGGTACAACAGAATTTAACATATTATAGCACATAAGATCCGCTGTCTTCCATTTCCTCCGCTACTTTGCAGAAGTTTCACTAGTAGAGCGAGTTCCCGCCAGCTCCTCCTGTAGTGCCTCCTTCGCTTTGTTGATCTCGTTGTCACTTAAATACACATAAGGACTCTTCCAATCCCCAACCAGCGGTACAAAGCGAACATTTTGCTTTGAGATATTCCAATAAGTCATGATCATGTCTTTGATCTGTTGTGATTCCAGGTCAGTGGTCATATTGTCTCCTACCGATTTAATCACCTTATCGGCATTAAGAACCCCATTGAGTGATTTAGCCTGGTCCATCAATGCATGCAACACTTCATTCTGGCGCCGGTTGCGGTCAAAGTCATCAGAAGCCGCCGTCTTCGGCTTACAGTTGGATTTACGGTAACGGACATAATCCAAGGCTTGTTTGCCGTCTAGATGCTGCTCCCCTTTTTTCAGATTAATGTTTGTTCCATCCGCCTTGTCAACGTAACACATATTCTTATCCACATTAACATCTACCCCGTCAAGAGCATCTACAATATCCCGAAATCCTTGAAAGTT from Paenibacillus sp. CAA11 encodes:
- a CDS encoding RsfA family transcriptional regulator: MTAVRQDAWSAEDDLILAEVTLRHIREGSTQLTAFEEVGERIGRTAAACGFRWNSCVRKRYESAIQIAKAQRQKRNYLKKQPTLSGGAVMASLNSADMEMDLYKADTVTEETISIDAVIRFLRSWKNTVQENNRQLKLLEKELLDKDQELMQLREENERLSAQVNEVQTDYRVVNDDYKALIQIMDRARRLAFLNEEDEEQKSRFKMDANGNLERIE
- a CDS encoding coiled-coil domain-containing protein; amino-acid sequence: MARRNLKWYASLALLAAALFSPGALLAEPNPDSTQQILEKSLSIVEIDREIKHIEEQQQATKQSIEDLSKQLDVKEKNISTSRDRAGDRIRAYYMGEREDLLGALLSAHNLTDFFSIADYIGMIFGRDQEIISDYQNEYAVLKRDQDKLQRLNDELNEIKSNLLEQRARVLALQRSVDGSIQGSSDPDKLKALISEMTAYWENVGLYEVRRHFKALASAMEDFPEFLQEHNQSMVVKGGSYTLTIQQESLNEFLRSKDELFQHFSFTFDKDKIIAEGERDSLKLRVEGHYSVEDEPKNSIQFHVDHLIFNGLELPDTTCRELENDFDLGFYPQQIIPLIKATAVELREGEMIVQLKLAL
- a CDS encoding ABC transporter substrate-binding protein; the protein is MKRKKHWVLFALLLLALIGLSPGDNRNLLSSENNRLSEPVSLPHRQEEREVGNITAAVSLNPELFERLQERTREFMESRHVQIHLINVASSEAYETFRHALALGESADVLLLDNKWVQEFAERGYLLPSEAYFSGTSSGETVEGLLALNEWNGYVWAIPKDMDPYVVVYQPDRLREFGVNSLPTNLAGWERLLSAMKANSTAKGGILGLDTTDPMAVLSLIWRIGGHPQKERDGSEGLTEGENQALRVMDKARSVFYSTPDTLARDNFWTQLSTGQAVLGIYRASELHNRPFSTSLKIEYPGLLNPEHRMYAAGKSFAVAASSSEGETANEWIAAMTSAEMQADWFDISGELPALKSAYSSSFHPGLKEWISAKSQQEPAFFIPSNSAQNTELENFSVSASAFMNGQLPLKAFSDAYAKITQARP
- a CDS encoding PhoH family protein — encoded protein: MKKIFVLDTNVLLHDPNAIFAFEEHEVVIPAIVLEEIDSKKRNADEIGRNARGVSRLLDGFREKGHLHNGVLLDHGGSLKVELNHRSFVRVQEMFGEITNDNRILAVALNYHFEQQELESPRPVVLVSKDVLVRIKADVLGMTAQDYLSDRTAAGPSDIYGGYCSIKVHPSIIDQFYTYRYLLVNALGLNCSLYPHEFVILKDEMGSGKSALLKVTEDASRLEPLYLSNEPVWGINARNAQQRMALELLLNDEIPLVTITGKAGTGKTLLALAAGLLKVEDEHKYKKLLIARPVVPMGKDIGYLPGEKEEKLRPWMQPIYDNLEFLFDTKKSGDIDKILMGLGSIQVEALTYIRGRSIPAQFIIVDEAQNLSRHEVKTIVSRVGEGSKIILMGDPEQIDHPYLDAASNGLTYIVERFKNQGISGHITLEKGERSKLAQIAADLL
- a CDS encoding pyridoxamine 5'-phosphate oxidase family protein, yielding MSGSVTQLTESLYTMLQSETFVLLNTVDAECGGPTSSAISWIYAANYSTLRFALDHRSRLVRNLKINPLATISVFGEDTIYAINGRVSVLQDPLENVPFPMCCFELTIEAVRNALFYGAQLASAPTYTKIYDRRAADELDAQVLSAMHKSSAQ